Proteins found in one Pantanalinema sp. genomic segment:
- a CDS encoding DUF1015 domain-containing protein, protein MAELHPFRGIRYHMGNVPNLSGVLCPPRHALSEQERFRYYLRHPHNAVRLDYGQDDPDDDAVINRHSRAAETMTRWLSEGILRRDEIPGFYIYEQEFIAPDGDDTENRLGLLALVRLEDIETGNVRVMDAPRPDLTLDRLALLKATHVEMAPIVALYEDPDQLAAEILLEEKAMPPFLSLTDEEGEQHRLWRLIDPGLIERVQEALATSPLYLADDLYRYEAALAYRDHLNANGADAANGLHNYAMMLLVDTEDPGLRLSAVHRLVKAPQVPADFLERLSPHYDIQPHALSDDRPDPEQLSALHDGASRLGMLRTSERTYYALSPKEDGLEAEQLHDRVLSGVLGLSPADGAVSYAREVREVLVGMGSGEFDLAFLLPPPRLEAAPRATAPARTAEILPKAPTGLVFHHLEGTI, encoded by the coding sequence CATGGGCAACGTGCCGAACCTGTCAGGCGTGCTCTGCCCGCCGCGCCACGCGCTGAGCGAGCAGGAGCGTTTCCGCTACTACCTGCGCCATCCGCACAACGCGGTGCGCCTGGACTACGGCCAGGACGACCCGGACGACGACGCGGTGATCAACCGCCACAGCCGTGCCGCCGAGACCATGACCCGGTGGCTTTCGGAGGGCATCCTGCGCCGGGACGAGATCCCGGGCTTCTACATCTACGAGCAGGAGTTCATCGCGCCGGACGGCGACGACACCGAGAACCGCCTCGGCCTCTTGGCCCTGGTGAGGCTCGAGGACATCGAGACCGGCAACGTCCGCGTGATGGATGCTCCCCGGCCCGACCTCACGCTGGATCGGCTCGCGCTGCTCAAGGCCACCCACGTGGAGATGGCCCCCATCGTGGCCCTCTACGAGGATCCCGATCAGCTCGCCGCCGAGATCCTGCTCGAGGAGAAGGCCATGCCCCCCTTCCTCTCGCTCACCGACGAGGAGGGCGAGCAGCACCGCCTCTGGCGCCTGATCGACCCCGGCCTCATCGAGCGGGTGCAGGAGGCGCTTGCGACCAGCCCCCTCTACCTCGCCGACGACCTCTACCGCTACGAGGCGGCCCTCGCCTACCGCGACCACCTCAACGCCAACGGCGCGGACGCCGCGAACGGCCTCCACAACTACGCCATGATGCTCCTGGTGGACACCGAGGATCCCGGGCTGCGCCTCTCTGCCGTCCACCGCCTGGTCAAGGCGCCACAGGTGCCGGCCGACTTCCTGGAGCGGCTTTCGCCCCACTACGACATCCAGCCGCACGCCCTCTCGGACGATCGCCCCGACCCCGAGCAGCTCAGCGCGCTCCACGACGGCGCCTCGAGGCTCGGCATGCTGCGCACCAGCGAGCGGACGTACTACGCCCTCTCCCCCAAGGAGGACGGCCTCGAGGCCGAGCAGCTTCACGACCGGGTGCTCTCGGGGGTCCTGGGCCTGAGTCCGGCGGACGGCGCCGTCTCGTACGCCCGGGAGGTGCGCGAGGTGCTGGTGGGGATGGGCTCGGGCGAGTTCGACCTGGCCTTCCTGCTGCCCCCCCCCCGGCTCGAAGCCGCCCCCCGGGCCACCGCCCCCGCCCGCACCGCGGAGATCCTTCCCAAGGCGCCCACCGGGCTCGTCTTTCATCACCTCGAAGGGACCATCTAG